A region of Trueperaceae bacterium DNA encodes the following proteins:
- a CDS encoding proline dehydrogenase family protein — MSLYRDVLLGVAGWGPLERFARRRGLALGANRFVAGESLADGVAAAQALVRDGTYPILDVLGEYVTTPEDAAAMADRIHAALRGLADVPEPRMASVKPTQVGLGIDPDLGVRHLRALAETAREASVHLALDMEDHPHVGATLDALETLHDEGHHHVSTVLQSYLLRTPDDVERLLARDPVPTLRLVKGAYKEPASVAYPNKSDVDAAYARLLDRLLEGGGVVHVATHDEALIAHARATRDALALPPDRMTLQLLYGVKRGLQRRLVAEGERVGIYLPFGADWYGYFTRRLAERPANLGFVIRGLLG; from the coding sequence ATGAGCCTCTACCGCGACGTGCTGCTGGGCGTCGCCGGCTGGGGTCCGCTCGAGCGGTTCGCCCGCCGGCGGGGGCTGGCGCTCGGCGCGAACCGGTTCGTCGCCGGCGAGTCGCTCGCCGACGGCGTCGCCGCCGCGCAGGCGCTCGTGCGGGACGGGACCTACCCCATCCTCGACGTGCTCGGCGAGTACGTCACGACGCCCGAGGACGCCGCCGCGATGGCGGACCGCATCCACGCCGCCCTGCGCGGCCTCGCCGACGTCCCCGAACCGCGCATGGCGTCGGTGAAACCCACCCAGGTCGGACTCGGCATCGACCCCGACCTGGGCGTACGGCACCTCCGCGCGCTGGCGGAGACGGCGCGCGAGGCCTCGGTCCATCTGGCGCTCGACATGGAGGACCACCCCCACGTCGGCGCCACCCTCGACGCCCTCGAGACGCTGCACGACGAGGGGCACCACCACGTCTCCACGGTCCTGCAGAGCTACCTGCTGCGCACCCCCGACGACGTCGAGCGCCTCCTGGCCCGCGACCCCGTCCCCACCCTGCGCCTCGTCAAGGGCGCCTACAAGGAACCCGCGAGCGTGGCGTACCCGAACAAGTCCGACGTCGACGCCGCCTACGCCCGCCTCCTCGACCGCCTGCTCGAGGGCGGCGGCGTCGTGCACGTCGCAACGCACGACGAGGCGTTGATCGCCCACGCCCGCGCGACACGCGACGCCCTCGCGCTCCCCCCCGACCGCATGACGCTGCAGCTGCTGTACGGCGTGAAACGCGGGCTGCAGCGCCGCCTCGTCGCGGAGGGCGAACGCGTCGGCATCTACCTCCC
- a CDS encoding GntR family transcriptional regulator — protein MFGATPPPVAPLRKAPTVAAEVHARLRHQLLLGAWPPGTRLREADLARAFEVSRTPVREAFGRLEQEGLLDAHPNQGVRVRQPSVREALDAYALRADLEGAAARLAAERADAAARRDLFARLDATEASADADHAAQVEADLAFHRHLAHAADSAPLLRALEGLEGHVTPIKVATRDQNAAAATRAQHRAIADAVGAGDAAAAETAMREHVAWFADLVAERLAAPEAGA, from the coding sequence ATGTTCGGCGCGACCCCACCCCCCGTCGCGCCGCTCCGCAAGGCACCCACCGTCGCCGCGGAGGTGCACGCCCGCCTCCGGCACCAGCTGCTGCTCGGCGCCTGGCCGCCCGGCACCCGCCTCCGCGAAGCGGACCTCGCCCGCGCCTTCGAGGTGTCGCGCACCCCCGTCCGCGAGGCGTTCGGACGCCTCGAACAGGAGGGGCTGCTGGACGCGCACCCCAACCAGGGGGTGCGGGTGCGGCAGCCCAGCGTCCGCGAGGCGCTCGACGCCTACGCCCTCCGCGCGGACCTCGAGGGCGCCGCCGCCCGCCTCGCCGCGGAACGCGCCGACGCCGCCGCACGCCGGGACCTGTTCGCCCGGCTCGACGCCACCGAAGCCAGCGCCGACGCCGACCACGCGGCGCAGGTCGAGGCCGACCTCGCCTTCCACCGCCACCTCGCGCACGCCGCCGACAGCGCCCCCCTGCTGCGCGCGCTCGAGGGCCTCGAGGGGCACGTCACCCCCATCAAGGTCGCCACCCGCGACCAGAACGCCGCCGCCGCCACCCGCGCGCAACACCGCGCGATCGCCGACGCCGTCGGCGCGGGCGACGCCGCCGCCGCGGAAACCGCCATGCGCGAGCACGTCGCCTGGTTCGCCGACCTCGTCGCGGAGCGTCTCGCAGCGCCGGAGGCCGGCGCATGA